ACCAAATAAAGAGCGATCTAAGCCAGGATCCTTTGTTAGATCTTTATTAACGATATTCCCTGTTACAACTAAGTGACCGATATGCTCAGGTATAAGTACAAGTGCTGCTGGTAAAATAATTAAGATATCAGACCAATTAAACTCAATTTGATAGTACGTTGGCATTTGAATCCAAGCCGCTTCCTTTACAGCTGTATAATCAACAATTCCGAAAAGCGTCGCAATAATATAACCAGTAATGATTCCAAGTAAAATCGGAATAATTTTTAAAAATCCACGCATTGTCACCCAATATATAATAGTCGCTCCTAGTGTCAGCAGCGAAACCGTTACGGTAACCGTAGTATCTGTTGCACCTTCTGCAGGCATAAGACCAGCCATATCTGCCGCAACTGGTACGAGCTCCAATCCAATTACAGCAACGATCGCCCCCATTGCGGCTGGAGGGAAGATTACATCAATCCAAGAAGTCCCTACATATTTCACTATAATACCTACTAGAACAAGGACTAAGCCTACTACAAAGAATCCTCCTAACGCTGCACCATAGCCTCCCCCAACAGTTAATACAGCTGTTACCGGCGAAATAAAGGCAAAGCTTGAACCTAAATAAGCCGGGATTTTACCTTTTGTAATGAAGATATATAGTAATGTTCCAATCCCATTCATGAGCAGGATTGTTGCTGGGTCGACTCCGAATAAAATAGGAACTAATACGGTTGATCCGAACATTGCAAATAAGTGCTGAAAGCTAAGTGGCAGACTTTGTAATAACGGCAGCCGCTCATTAACTTGTATTTCTCGTTGTTTCATTTCTTTCTCTCCTTGTTCGCCTTCGAAATACAAGGTGTCTAACATAAAAAACACCTTGCTGA
This region of Oceanobacillus sp. FSL K6-2867 genomic DNA includes:
- the uraA gene encoding uracil permease, which codes for MKQREIQVNERLPLLQSLPLSFQHLFAMFGSTVLVPILFGVDPATILLMNGIGTLLYIFITKGKIPAYLGSSFAFISPVTAVLTVGGGYGAALGGFFVVGLVLVLVGIIVKYVGTSWIDVIFPPAAMGAIVAVIGLELVPVAADMAGLMPAEGATDTTVTVTVSLLTLGATIIYWVTMRGFLKIIPILLGIITGYIIATLFGIVDYTAVKEAAWIQMPTYYQIEFNWSDILIILPAALVLIPEHIGHLVVTGNIVNKDLTKDPGLDRSLFGNGISTMISSLFGSTPNTTYGENIGVLAITRVYSTWIIGGAAIIAVILSFCGKLAALISSIPTPVMGGISLLLFGIIAVSGLRMLVEQQVDYNNSQNLILTCVVLAIGISGASITIGKVALTGMGLATVVAIVVSLLFKLFNTLKLSNE